One genomic region from Rosa rugosa chromosome 1, drRosRugo1.1, whole genome shotgun sequence encodes:
- the LOC133716599 gene encoding alpha-mannosidase-like isoform X2: MLKLAAFFELVIVVVWLGVASVDGVFVKYQTGSGVVEGKLNVHLVAHSHDDVGWLKTVDQYYVGSNNSIQGACVENTLDSVVESLVRDPNRKFVFAEMAFFQRWWLTQSVEVQERVRKLVDAGQLEFVNGGWCMHDEAAVHYIDMIDQTTLGHLAIKQQFNKTPRAGWQIDPFGHSAVQGYLLGAELGFDSVHFARIDYQDRAQRKGDKSLEVIWRGSKTFGSSSQIFANAFPRHYSPPDGFHFEVFDDFVPVQDNPLIFDYNVELRVNDFITAAITQANVTRGNHMMWTMGDDFQYQYAESWFKQMDKLIHYVNKDGRVNALYSTPSLYTDAKNAANQSWPLKTEDYFPYADIINAYWTGYFTSRPGLKRYIRSLSGYYLAARELEFLVGKRVNGSSTYSLGDALGIAQHHDAATGTAKQHTTNDYVKRLSIGVSEAEAVVSSALSCLTTNKSGDQCKDPAVTFSQCRLLNISFCPPTEEDIPEGKSLVVVAYNPLGWNRTEIVRIPVNYDNLVVQDSFGNILETQYVSMDNVTSNLRTFYTEAYLGQSSKQIPKYWLIFQASVSPLGWDTYFISRGATKGKRRVGLLSVKDSPQNETIEIGPGDLKMSFSSASGQLKRMYNSKTGVDVPIQQSYLWYGSSTDGQASGAYIFRPNGAPPTIVSRSVPLKVFRGPLFDEIHQEFSSWIYQVIRVYRDKEHAEVEYTIGPIPTDDGVGKEVITRMTANMETNKMFYTDSNGRDFIKRVRDYRADWNLSVNQPVAGNYYPLNLGIFTSDNKSEFSVLVDRATGGSSIQDGQVEMMLHRRLLVDDGRGVGEALDETVCIKNNTCQGLTVRGNYYMSINQFGDGAQWRRTTGQEVYSPLLLAFTHENLENWTASHLTKGSVMDSSYSLPPNVALITLQELDGGSVLLRLAHLYEADEAPQYSTLAKVELKKMLTGKMIKELKEVSLSANQEKSEMKKMTWKVEGSTGEEPTPVRGGPVDSSTLVVELGPMEIRTFLLKF, encoded by the exons ATGCTAAAGCTCGCGGCGTTTTTCGAGCTTGTGATTGTGGTTGTTTGGTTGGGAGTGGCGAGTGTTGATGGAGTTTTTGTGAAGTACCAGACCGGGAGTGGTGTTGTGGAAGGGAAGTTGAATGTTCATTTGGTTGCGCATTCCCATGATGACGTTGGTTGGTTGAAGACTGTTGATCAGTACTATGTTGGATCAAATAACAGCATTCAG GGTGCTTGTGTTGAGAATACGTTGGATTCTGTCGTTGAATCGTTGGTTCGTGATCCGAATAGGAAGTTTGTGTTTGCTGAGATG GCATTTTTCCAAAGATGGTGGTTAACCCAGAGTGTGGAAGTTCAAGAACGAGTGCGGAAACTAGTAGATGCTGGCCAGTTAGAGTTTGT AAATGGAGGTTGGTGCATGCATGATGAGGCTGCAGTCCATTACATAGACATGATTGACCAAACAACTCTAGGCCACCTTGCTATAAAGCAGCAGTTCAACAAGACACCTAGAGCGGGGTGGCAAATTGATCCTTTCGGACACTCTGCTGTGCAGGGTTACCTACTTGGAGCTGAG CTTGGATTCGATTCTGTACATTTTGCAAGGATTGATTATCAGGACAGAGCACAGCGTAAGGGAGATAAGTCTCTTGAAGTTATATGGCGTGGATCCAAAACTTTTGGTTCTTCATCTCAG ATTTTTGCCAATGCCTTTCCTCGTCACTATAGTCCGCCAGATGGTTTCCATTTTGAAGTTTTTGATGACTTTGTCCCTGTGCAG GATAATCCGCTTATTTTTGACTACAATGTTGAACTGCGCGTTAATGATTTTATTACTGCTGCAATTACACAA GCAAATGTGACTAGGGGAAATCACATGATGTGGACAATGGGAGATGATTTCCAGTACCAATATGCTGAATCTTGGTTCAAACAAATGGACAAGTTAATTCACTATGTTAATAAG GATGGCCGAGTGAATGCCTTATATTCTACACCGTCTCTCTACACTGATGCTAAAAATGCAGCAAATCAATCATGGCCATTAAAAACTGAGGATTATTTTCC GTATGCAGATATAATAAATGCTTATTGGACCGGTTATTTTACTAGTCGCCCAGGTTTGAAAAGATATATTCGATCACTGAGCGGATATTATTTG GCAGCAAGAGAACTAGAATTTCTGGTTGGAAAGAGAGTAAATGGTTCAAGTACCTATTCCCTTGGAGATGCTTTAGGAATTGCACAGCACCACGATGCTGCCACTGGCACTGCTAAACAACATACAACAAATGATTATGTAAAGCGCCTGTCAATTGGTGTCAGTGAG GCAGAAGCTGTTGTCAGTTCTGCTCTGTCGTGCCTAACTACAAATAAATCTGGAGATCAATGTAAAGACCCTGCAGTTACTTTTAGCCAG TGTCGACTACTCAATATCAGTTTCTGCCCTCCAACGGAGGAAGATATTCCAGAAGGGAAGAGCTTG GTTGTTGTGGCATATAATCCTCTTGGATGGAATCGCACTGAGATTGTTAGGATACCT GTTAATTATGATAATCTTGTTGTTCAAGATTCCTTCGGAAACATCCTCGAGACACAATATGTGAGTATGGATAATGTTACAAGCAATCTAAGAACATTTTATACAGAAGCCTACTTGGGACAGTCATCAAAACAAATTCCCAAGTACTGGCTAATCTTTCAAGCCTCTGTGTCACCACTTGGTTGGGACACATACTTCATCTCTAGAGGAGCTACCAAAG GGAAAAGAAGAGTTGGACTTCTCTCTGTGAAGGACAGTCCACAGAATGAGACCATTGAAATTGGACCAGGAGATCTGAAGATGTccttttcttctgcttctggacAACTCAAGCGGATGTATAATTCTAAAACAGGA GTTGATGTACCAATACAGCAGAGCTACCTCTGGTATGGTTCAAGCACCGATGGCCAG GCTTCAGGTGCATATATATTCCGGCCTAATGGTGCCCCTCCAACTATTGTGTCAAGATCT GTACCCTTGAAGGTCTTTCGTGGACCATTATTCGATGAGATTCACCAAGAATTCAGTTCATGGATCTATCAG GTCATTAGAGTTTACAGAGACAAAGAGCATGCCGAAGTTGAATATACT atTGGTCCAATTCCTACAGACGACGGTGTTGGTAAAGAGGTCATCACACGAATGACAGCAAACATGGAGACTAACAAGATGTTTTACACCGATTCCAATGGGAGGGATTTCATTAAAAGG GTACGAGATTATAGAGCAGACTGGAACCTTTCAGTTAATCAACCTGTTGCAGGAAACTACTATCCA CTAAACCTTGGGATCTTTACTTCGGATAACAAATCTGAGTTCTCAGTCTTGGTTGATCGTGCCACTGGAGGATCCAGCATTCAAGACGGACAAGTAGAGATGATGCTACATAG GCGCCTACTGGTCGATGATGGTAGAGGGGTGGGTGAAGCCCTTGATGAAACAGTGTGCATCAAGAATAATACATGTCAAGGACTAACG GTTCGAGGAAACTATTATATGAGCATAAACCAGTTCGGGGATGGTGCCCAATGGCGTCGGACAACTGGACAAGAAGTTTACTCGCCACTTCTTCTAGCTTTCACCCATGAG AACTTGGAGAATTGGACTGCATCTCATTTAACAAAAGGGTCTGTCATGGATTCAAGTTACAGCTTGCCTCCCAATGTTGCTTTGATTACTCTTCAG GAGTTGGATGGTGGAAGTGTACTTCTCCGTCTAGCACATCTATATGAG GCTGATGAAGCTCCTCAATATTCTACGTTGGCAAAAGTTGAACTGAAGAAGATGCTAACAGGAAAAATG ATAAAGGAGTTGAAAGAAGTGAGCTTGTCAGCAAACCAAGAGAAGTcagagatgaagaagatgacatGGAAAGTCGAGGGTTCAACAGGAGAAGAACCTACACCAGTAAGAGGCGGCCCTGTCGATAGTTCAACTCTTGTTGTTGAGCTTGGACCCATGGAGATACGTACCTTCTTGTTGAAATTTTAG
- the LOC133727185 gene encoding TMV resistance protein N-like — translation MASSYRMRASTSASSSSTQRKYDVFLSFRGEDTRKKFTDHLYDQLRRRGIKTFRDDPELEIGATISPELLAAVEQSRFALVVLSPNYASSTWCLLELAKIVQCMGQRGTILPIFYEVVPSDVRHQRGSFAEAFGKHEKKFGKDLTKVQEWRDALTKVANLSGWSSLNYRYETELIKVIVEELWKKVHPTFASLESESLHNLVGSDSKPMGMDFLSDSDRDRDRDRDRDRDRDRDRERDREREKQREKDRVRQRTSAHIFQ, via the exons ATGGCGTCGAGCTACAGAATGAGAGCCTCCACGTCTGCTTCATCGTCATCCACTCAACGGAAATACGACGTGTTTTTGAGTTTCAGGGGCGAAGATACCCGCAAGAAGTTCACAGACCATTTATACGACCAATTGCGGCGGCGAGGAATCAAAACTTTTCGGGACGACCCTGAACTTGAAATAGGTGCAACTATTTCTCCAGAGCTCCTGGCTGCAGTTGAACAATCAAGGTTTGCACTGGTTGTTCTCTCCCCAAACTATGCTTCTTCAACTTGGTGCTTGCTCGAACTCGCGAAAATTGTTCAGTGCATGGGCCAGAGGGGTACAATTCTGCCAATCTTTTATGAAGTGGTTCCCTCCGATGTAAGACATCAAAGAGGGAGCTTTGCGGAAGCGTTCGGTAAACATGAAAAGAAGTTTGGGAAAGACTTGACCAAGGTGCAAGAGTGGAGAGATGCTTTGACAAAAGTGGCTAATCTCTCTGGCTGGAGTTCCCTGAATTATAG GTATGAAACAGAGCTTATCAAAGTGATTGTGGAAGAACTATGGAAGAAAGTGCATCCTACATTTGCATCATTAGAGTCTGAGTCCTTACACAACTTGGTTGGAAGTGATTCCAAGCCGATGGGAATGGATTTTCTTTCAGACAGcgacagagacagagacaggGACAGggacagagacagagacagagacagagatagagagagagatagagaacgagaaaaacagagagagaaagacaGAGTGAGACAGAGAACAAGCGCTCATATATTCCAGTAA
- the LOC133716615 gene encoding 26S proteasome non-ATPase regulatory subunit 4 homolog, giving the protein MVLEATMICIDNSEWMRNGDYAPSRFQAQADAVNLICGAKTQSNPENTVGVLTMAGKGVRVLVTPTSDLGKILACMHGLEIGGEMNLAAGIQVAQLALKHRQNKKQQQRIIVFAGSVVKHEKKTLEMIGRKLKKNSVALDIINFGEEDEEKSEKLEALLAAVNNNDTSHIVHVPAGPSALSDVLISTPIFTGDGEGGSGFAAAAAAAAAGGVSGFDFGVDPNLDPELALALRVSMEEERARQEAAAKKAAEDSSKQEKGGEEQSSSQDATMTERASAVTSEAENKSVDFMDDDNALLQQALAMSMDEPASSHDMRDTDMSEAVADDPELALALQMSVQEGEKDSASDKDMSKLLADQSFVSSILASLPGVDPNDPSVRDLLASMQNQSEPEQKKNEENKPTNEEK; this is encoded by the exons ATGGTGCTCGAG GCGACAATGATCTGCATTGATAATTCGGAGTGGATGCGGAACGGCGACTACGCTCCCTCGAGATTTCAAGCTCAGGCCGACGCCGTCAATCTGATTTGTGGAGCTAAAACCCAG TCTAATCCGGAGAATACAGTAGGAGTTCTCACCATGGCAGGAAAAGGTGTTCGCGTTTTGGTAACTCCTACTAGTGATCTTGGCAAGATTTTGGCTTGCATGCACG gtttagaaATAGGTGGTGAGATGAACCTGGCTGCTGGCATTCAGGTGGCTCAATTGGCCCTCAAACATCGCCAGAATAAGAAGCAGCAACAAAGGATTATAGTCTTTGCTGGAAG TGTTGTTAAACATGAAAAGAAGACTTTGGAGATGATTGGAAGAAAGTTAAAGAAGAACAGTGTAGCCCTCGATATCATTAATTttggtgaagaagatgaagaaaagtCAGAGAAGCTAGAAGCGCTTCTTGCTGCTGTGAACAATAATGACACCAGCCACATTGTTCATGTTCCGGCTGGTCCAAGTGCTCTTTCTGATGTACTCATAAG TACACCTATCTTCACCGGAGATGGAGAAGGTGGGAGTGGttttgcagcagcagcagcagctgctGCAGCTGGAGGTGTCTCTGGTTTTGATTTCGGTGTGGATCCAAACCTGGATCCTGAACTTGCCCTTGCTCTTAGAGTATCAATGGAGGAGGAGAGGGCCAGACAAGAAGCAGCTGCTAAAAAGGCTGCTGAGGATTCTTCCAAACAGGAGAAAGGAGGGGAAGAACAATCCAGCTCACAAGATGCAACTATGACAGAGCGTGCCAGTGCTGTAACTTCTGAAGCTGAGAATAAGAGTGTTGATTTCATG GATGATGACAACGCTCTGCTACAGCAGGCCCTTGCGATGTCGATGGATGAGCCTGCCTCCAGCCATGATATGCGAGACACTGACATGTCTGAGGCAGTTGCAGATGATCCCGAGTTGGCTCTAG CTCTTCAAATGTCTGTGCAGGAAGGTGAAAAAGATTCTGCTAGCGATAAAGATATGAGTAAATTATTGGCTGATCAGTCTTTCGTGTCTTCTATCCTTGCCTCG CTTCCAGGGGTTGACCCAAATGATCCTTCAGTAAGAGACTTGCTTGCTTCTATGCAAAACCAGTCAGAG CCTGAACAAAAGAAGAATGAAGAGAACAAGCCAACAAATGAGGAGAAATGA
- the LOC133716599 gene encoding alpha-mannosidase-like isoform X1, whose amino-acid sequence MLKLAAFFELVIVVVWLGVASVDGVFVKYQTGSGVVEGKLNVHLVAHSHDDVGWLKTVDQYYVGSNNSIQGACVENTLDSVVESLVRDPNRKFVFAEMAFFQRWWLTQSVEVQERVRKLVDAGQLEFVNGGWCMHDEAAVHYIDMIDQTTLGHLAIKQQFNKTPRAGWQIDPFGHSAVQGYLLGAELGFDSVHFARIDYQDRAQRKGDKSLEVIWRGSKTFGSSSQIFANAFPRHYSPPDGFHFEVFDDFVPVQDNPLIFDYNVELRVNDFITAAITQANVTRGNHMMWTMGDDFQYQYAESWFKQMDKLIHYVNKDGRVNALYSTPSLYTDAKNAANQSWPLKTEDYFPYADIINAYWTGYFTSRPGLKRYIRSLSGYYLAARELEFLVGKRVNGSSTYSLGDALGIAQHHDAATGTAKQHTTNDYVKRLSIGVSEAEAVVSSALSCLTTNKSGDQCKDPAVTFSQCRLLNISFCPPTEEDIPEGKSLVVVAYNPLGWNRTEIVRIPVNYDNLVVQDSFGNILETQYVSMDNVTSNLRTFYTEAYLGQSSKQIPKYWLIFQASVSPLGWDTYFISRGATKGKRRVGLLSVKDSPQNETIEIGPGDLKMSFSSASGQLKRMYNSKTGVDVPIQQSYLWYGSSTDGQASGAYIFRPNGAPPTIVSRSVPLKVFRGPLFDEIHQEFSSWIYQVIRVYRDKEHAEVEYTIGPIPTDDGVGKEVITRMTANMETNKMFYTDSNGRDFIKRVRDYRADWNLSVNQPVAGNYYPVIFLTVLLNLGIFTSDNKSEFSVLVDRATGGSSIQDGQVEMMLHRRLLVDDGRGVGEALDETVCIKNNTCQGLTVRGNYYMSINQFGDGAQWRRTTGQEVYSPLLLAFTHENLENWTASHLTKGSVMDSSYSLPPNVALITLQELDGGSVLLRLAHLYEADEAPQYSTLAKVELKKMLTGKMIKELKEVSLSANQEKSEMKKMTWKVEGSTGEEPTPVRGGPVDSSTLVVELGPMEIRTFLLKF is encoded by the exons ATGCTAAAGCTCGCGGCGTTTTTCGAGCTTGTGATTGTGGTTGTTTGGTTGGGAGTGGCGAGTGTTGATGGAGTTTTTGTGAAGTACCAGACCGGGAGTGGTGTTGTGGAAGGGAAGTTGAATGTTCATTTGGTTGCGCATTCCCATGATGACGTTGGTTGGTTGAAGACTGTTGATCAGTACTATGTTGGATCAAATAACAGCATTCAG GGTGCTTGTGTTGAGAATACGTTGGATTCTGTCGTTGAATCGTTGGTTCGTGATCCGAATAGGAAGTTTGTGTTTGCTGAGATG GCATTTTTCCAAAGATGGTGGTTAACCCAGAGTGTGGAAGTTCAAGAACGAGTGCGGAAACTAGTAGATGCTGGCCAGTTAGAGTTTGT AAATGGAGGTTGGTGCATGCATGATGAGGCTGCAGTCCATTACATAGACATGATTGACCAAACAACTCTAGGCCACCTTGCTATAAAGCAGCAGTTCAACAAGACACCTAGAGCGGGGTGGCAAATTGATCCTTTCGGACACTCTGCTGTGCAGGGTTACCTACTTGGAGCTGAG CTTGGATTCGATTCTGTACATTTTGCAAGGATTGATTATCAGGACAGAGCACAGCGTAAGGGAGATAAGTCTCTTGAAGTTATATGGCGTGGATCCAAAACTTTTGGTTCTTCATCTCAG ATTTTTGCCAATGCCTTTCCTCGTCACTATAGTCCGCCAGATGGTTTCCATTTTGAAGTTTTTGATGACTTTGTCCCTGTGCAG GATAATCCGCTTATTTTTGACTACAATGTTGAACTGCGCGTTAATGATTTTATTACTGCTGCAATTACACAA GCAAATGTGACTAGGGGAAATCACATGATGTGGACAATGGGAGATGATTTCCAGTACCAATATGCTGAATCTTGGTTCAAACAAATGGACAAGTTAATTCACTATGTTAATAAG GATGGCCGAGTGAATGCCTTATATTCTACACCGTCTCTCTACACTGATGCTAAAAATGCAGCAAATCAATCATGGCCATTAAAAACTGAGGATTATTTTCC GTATGCAGATATAATAAATGCTTATTGGACCGGTTATTTTACTAGTCGCCCAGGTTTGAAAAGATATATTCGATCACTGAGCGGATATTATTTG GCAGCAAGAGAACTAGAATTTCTGGTTGGAAAGAGAGTAAATGGTTCAAGTACCTATTCCCTTGGAGATGCTTTAGGAATTGCACAGCACCACGATGCTGCCACTGGCACTGCTAAACAACATACAACAAATGATTATGTAAAGCGCCTGTCAATTGGTGTCAGTGAG GCAGAAGCTGTTGTCAGTTCTGCTCTGTCGTGCCTAACTACAAATAAATCTGGAGATCAATGTAAAGACCCTGCAGTTACTTTTAGCCAG TGTCGACTACTCAATATCAGTTTCTGCCCTCCAACGGAGGAAGATATTCCAGAAGGGAAGAGCTTG GTTGTTGTGGCATATAATCCTCTTGGATGGAATCGCACTGAGATTGTTAGGATACCT GTTAATTATGATAATCTTGTTGTTCAAGATTCCTTCGGAAACATCCTCGAGACACAATATGTGAGTATGGATAATGTTACAAGCAATCTAAGAACATTTTATACAGAAGCCTACTTGGGACAGTCATCAAAACAAATTCCCAAGTACTGGCTAATCTTTCAAGCCTCTGTGTCACCACTTGGTTGGGACACATACTTCATCTCTAGAGGAGCTACCAAAG GGAAAAGAAGAGTTGGACTTCTCTCTGTGAAGGACAGTCCACAGAATGAGACCATTGAAATTGGACCAGGAGATCTGAAGATGTccttttcttctgcttctggacAACTCAAGCGGATGTATAATTCTAAAACAGGA GTTGATGTACCAATACAGCAGAGCTACCTCTGGTATGGTTCAAGCACCGATGGCCAG GCTTCAGGTGCATATATATTCCGGCCTAATGGTGCCCCTCCAACTATTGTGTCAAGATCT GTACCCTTGAAGGTCTTTCGTGGACCATTATTCGATGAGATTCACCAAGAATTCAGTTCATGGATCTATCAG GTCATTAGAGTTTACAGAGACAAAGAGCATGCCGAAGTTGAATATACT atTGGTCCAATTCCTACAGACGACGGTGTTGGTAAAGAGGTCATCACACGAATGACAGCAAACATGGAGACTAACAAGATGTTTTACACCGATTCCAATGGGAGGGATTTCATTAAAAGG GTACGAGATTATAGAGCAGACTGGAACCTTTCAGTTAATCAACCTGTTGCAGGAAACTACTATCCAGTAATTTTCTTAACAGTACTA CTAAACCTTGGGATCTTTACTTCGGATAACAAATCTGAGTTCTCAGTCTTGGTTGATCGTGCCACTGGAGGATCCAGCATTCAAGACGGACAAGTAGAGATGATGCTACATAG GCGCCTACTGGTCGATGATGGTAGAGGGGTGGGTGAAGCCCTTGATGAAACAGTGTGCATCAAGAATAATACATGTCAAGGACTAACG GTTCGAGGAAACTATTATATGAGCATAAACCAGTTCGGGGATGGTGCCCAATGGCGTCGGACAACTGGACAAGAAGTTTACTCGCCACTTCTTCTAGCTTTCACCCATGAG AACTTGGAGAATTGGACTGCATCTCATTTAACAAAAGGGTCTGTCATGGATTCAAGTTACAGCTTGCCTCCCAATGTTGCTTTGATTACTCTTCAG GAGTTGGATGGTGGAAGTGTACTTCTCCGTCTAGCACATCTATATGAG GCTGATGAAGCTCCTCAATATTCTACGTTGGCAAAAGTTGAACTGAAGAAGATGCTAACAGGAAAAATG ATAAAGGAGTTGAAAGAAGTGAGCTTGTCAGCAAACCAAGAGAAGTcagagatgaagaagatgacatGGAAAGTCGAGGGTTCAACAGGAGAAGAACCTACACCAGTAAGAGGCGGCCCTGTCGATAGTTCAACTCTTGTTGTTGAGCTTGGACCCATGGAGATACGTACCTTCTTGTTGAAATTTTAG
- the LOC133716599 gene encoding alpha-mannosidase-like isoform X3 has product MHDEAAVHYIDMIDQTTLGHLAIKQQFNKTPRAGWQIDPFGHSAVQGYLLGAELGFDSVHFARIDYQDRAQRKGDKSLEVIWRGSKTFGSSSQIFANAFPRHYSPPDGFHFEVFDDFVPVQDNPLIFDYNVELRVNDFITAAITQANVTRGNHMMWTMGDDFQYQYAESWFKQMDKLIHYVNKDGRVNALYSTPSLYTDAKNAANQSWPLKTEDYFPYADIINAYWTGYFTSRPGLKRYIRSLSGYYLAARELEFLVGKRVNGSSTYSLGDALGIAQHHDAATGTAKQHTTNDYVKRLSIGVSEAEAVVSSALSCLTTNKSGDQCKDPAVTFSQCRLLNISFCPPTEEDIPEGKSLVVVAYNPLGWNRTEIVRIPVNYDNLVVQDSFGNILETQYVSMDNVTSNLRTFYTEAYLGQSSKQIPKYWLIFQASVSPLGWDTYFISRGATKGKRRVGLLSVKDSPQNETIEIGPGDLKMSFSSASGQLKRMYNSKTGVDVPIQQSYLWYGSSTDGQASGAYIFRPNGAPPTIVSRSVPLKVFRGPLFDEIHQEFSSWIYQVIRVYRDKEHAEVEYTIGPIPTDDGVGKEVITRMTANMETNKMFYTDSNGRDFIKRVRDYRADWNLSVNQPVAGNYYPVIFLTVLLNLGIFTSDNKSEFSVLVDRATGGSSIQDGQVEMMLHRRLLVDDGRGVGEALDETVCIKNNTCQGLTVRGNYYMSINQFGDGAQWRRTTGQEVYSPLLLAFTHENLENWTASHLTKGSVMDSSYSLPPNVALITLQELDGGSVLLRLAHLYEADEAPQYSTLAKVELKKMLTGKMIKELKEVSLSANQEKSEMKKMTWKVEGSTGEEPTPVRGGPVDSSTLVVELGPMEIRTFLLKF; this is encoded by the exons ATGCATGATGAGGCTGCAGTCCATTACATAGACATGATTGACCAAACAACTCTAGGCCACCTTGCTATAAAGCAGCAGTTCAACAAGACACCTAGAGCGGGGTGGCAAATTGATCCTTTCGGACACTCTGCTGTGCAGGGTTACCTACTTGGAGCTGAG CTTGGATTCGATTCTGTACATTTTGCAAGGATTGATTATCAGGACAGAGCACAGCGTAAGGGAGATAAGTCTCTTGAAGTTATATGGCGTGGATCCAAAACTTTTGGTTCTTCATCTCAG ATTTTTGCCAATGCCTTTCCTCGTCACTATAGTCCGCCAGATGGTTTCCATTTTGAAGTTTTTGATGACTTTGTCCCTGTGCAG GATAATCCGCTTATTTTTGACTACAATGTTGAACTGCGCGTTAATGATTTTATTACTGCTGCAATTACACAA GCAAATGTGACTAGGGGAAATCACATGATGTGGACAATGGGAGATGATTTCCAGTACCAATATGCTGAATCTTGGTTCAAACAAATGGACAAGTTAATTCACTATGTTAATAAG GATGGCCGAGTGAATGCCTTATATTCTACACCGTCTCTCTACACTGATGCTAAAAATGCAGCAAATCAATCATGGCCATTAAAAACTGAGGATTATTTTCC GTATGCAGATATAATAAATGCTTATTGGACCGGTTATTTTACTAGTCGCCCAGGTTTGAAAAGATATATTCGATCACTGAGCGGATATTATTTG GCAGCAAGAGAACTAGAATTTCTGGTTGGAAAGAGAGTAAATGGTTCAAGTACCTATTCCCTTGGAGATGCTTTAGGAATTGCACAGCACCACGATGCTGCCACTGGCACTGCTAAACAACATACAACAAATGATTATGTAAAGCGCCTGTCAATTGGTGTCAGTGAG GCAGAAGCTGTTGTCAGTTCTGCTCTGTCGTGCCTAACTACAAATAAATCTGGAGATCAATGTAAAGACCCTGCAGTTACTTTTAGCCAG TGTCGACTACTCAATATCAGTTTCTGCCCTCCAACGGAGGAAGATATTCCAGAAGGGAAGAGCTTG GTTGTTGTGGCATATAATCCTCTTGGATGGAATCGCACTGAGATTGTTAGGATACCT GTTAATTATGATAATCTTGTTGTTCAAGATTCCTTCGGAAACATCCTCGAGACACAATATGTGAGTATGGATAATGTTACAAGCAATCTAAGAACATTTTATACAGAAGCCTACTTGGGACAGTCATCAAAACAAATTCCCAAGTACTGGCTAATCTTTCAAGCCTCTGTGTCACCACTTGGTTGGGACACATACTTCATCTCTAGAGGAGCTACCAAAG GGAAAAGAAGAGTTGGACTTCTCTCTGTGAAGGACAGTCCACAGAATGAGACCATTGAAATTGGACCAGGAGATCTGAAGATGTccttttcttctgcttctggacAACTCAAGCGGATGTATAATTCTAAAACAGGA GTTGATGTACCAATACAGCAGAGCTACCTCTGGTATGGTTCAAGCACCGATGGCCAG GCTTCAGGTGCATATATATTCCGGCCTAATGGTGCCCCTCCAACTATTGTGTCAAGATCT GTACCCTTGAAGGTCTTTCGTGGACCATTATTCGATGAGATTCACCAAGAATTCAGTTCATGGATCTATCAG GTCATTAGAGTTTACAGAGACAAAGAGCATGCCGAAGTTGAATATACT atTGGTCCAATTCCTACAGACGACGGTGTTGGTAAAGAGGTCATCACACGAATGACAGCAAACATGGAGACTAACAAGATGTTTTACACCGATTCCAATGGGAGGGATTTCATTAAAAGG GTACGAGATTATAGAGCAGACTGGAACCTTTCAGTTAATCAACCTGTTGCAGGAAACTACTATCCAGTAATTTTCTTAACAGTACTA CTAAACCTTGGGATCTTTACTTCGGATAACAAATCTGAGTTCTCAGTCTTGGTTGATCGTGCCACTGGAGGATCCAGCATTCAAGACGGACAAGTAGAGATGATGCTACATAG GCGCCTACTGGTCGATGATGGTAGAGGGGTGGGTGAAGCCCTTGATGAAACAGTGTGCATCAAGAATAATACATGTCAAGGACTAACG GTTCGAGGAAACTATTATATGAGCATAAACCAGTTCGGGGATGGTGCCCAATGGCGTCGGACAACTGGACAAGAAGTTTACTCGCCACTTCTTCTAGCTTTCACCCATGAG AACTTGGAGAATTGGACTGCATCTCATTTAACAAAAGGGTCTGTCATGGATTCAAGTTACAGCTTGCCTCCCAATGTTGCTTTGATTACTCTTCAG GAGTTGGATGGTGGAAGTGTACTTCTCCGTCTAGCACATCTATATGAG GCTGATGAAGCTCCTCAATATTCTACGTTGGCAAAAGTTGAACTGAAGAAGATGCTAACAGGAAAAATG ATAAAGGAGTTGAAAGAAGTGAGCTTGTCAGCAAACCAAGAGAAGTcagagatgaagaagatgacatGGAAAGTCGAGGGTTCAACAGGAGAAGAACCTACACCAGTAAGAGGCGGCCCTGTCGATAGTTCAACTCTTGTTGTTGAGCTTGGACCCATGGAGATACGTACCTTCTTGTTGAAATTTTAG